A section of the Pseudomonas flavescens genome encodes:
- the plsB gene encoding glycerol-3-phosphate 1-O-acyltransferase PlsB has protein sequence MTRSPLRRLAFGTLRRLLYLWVRSETINQSAFTLKLDRSKPVFYVLQQPSVSDLAVLDRECTKAGLPRPVLPVAVGELMEPAAFFYLTPEPDWLGRQDKRGISPTLQRMVTALGENSAEEAQIIPVSVFWGQSPDHETSAWKLLFADSWAVTGRLRRLVSILILGRTTRVQFSTPIQLRELIAQNKGQERTLRMVHRILRVHFRNQKAAVIGPDVSHRRNLVKGLVHGPQVRQAIAEEAERENIPVHKAEALALRYGNEIASDYTYTAIRFLELILSWFWNKIYDGIKVNHIEGVQDIAQGHEVIYVPCHRSHIDYLLLSYLLFRNGLTPPHIAAGINLNMPVIGGLLRRGGAFFMRRTFKGNPLYTAVFNEYLHTLISKGYPVEYFVEGGRSRTGRMLRPKTGMLAITLRSYLQSHRLPVVFVPVYIGYERVLEGRTYLGELRGASKKKESIFDIFKVIGALKQRFGHVWVNFGEPIKLDSFLDGQQPDWRDQNLGPDYRPAWLNETTNRLGERVAQRLNEAAAINPVNLVALALLSTSKLALDERALTRILDLYQSLLRRVPYSPHTTVPEGDGLALIEYVRGMELLSEQKDALGRILYLDEQNAILMTYYRNNVLHIFALPGLLASFFQSSGRMSREQILRFVHALYPYLQAELYIRWSADELEGVVDQWLVAFVEQGLLKVENDLYVRPAPSSRHFVLLTLLSRAIAQTLQRFYMASALLLNAGQNSISAEELEDLCTVMAQRLSILHGLNAPEFFDKSLFRHFIQTLLDQGVLRKDEAGKLSHHPEFAELAEGAAKRVLPAEIRLSIRQVTMDRSEELLDGL, from the coding sequence ATGACCCGCTCCCCGCTTCGCCGTCTCGCATTCGGTACCCTGCGCCGCCTCCTGTACCTGTGGGTGCGCTCGGAAACCATCAACCAGTCGGCGTTCACCCTCAAGCTCGACCGCAGCAAGCCGGTGTTCTACGTGCTGCAGCAGCCTTCGGTGAGCGATCTGGCGGTACTCGATCGAGAATGCACCAAGGCTGGTTTGCCGCGGCCGGTGCTGCCGGTGGCAGTCGGCGAGCTGATGGAACCGGCGGCGTTCTTCTACCTGACCCCGGAACCCGACTGGCTCGGCCGTCAGGACAAGCGCGGCATTTCGCCGACCTTGCAGCGAATGGTCACGGCCCTTGGCGAAAACAGCGCGGAAGAAGCGCAGATCATTCCGGTCAGCGTGTTCTGGGGCCAGTCGCCGGATCACGAAACCAGCGCCTGGAAGCTGCTGTTCGCCGACAGTTGGGCGGTCACCGGCCGCCTGCGCCGTCTGGTCAGCATTCTGATCCTCGGCCGCACCACCCGCGTGCAGTTTTCCACCCCCATCCAGTTGCGCGAGCTGATCGCGCAGAACAAGGGCCAGGAGCGCACCCTGCGCATGGTTCACCGCATCCTGCGGGTGCACTTTCGCAACCAGAAGGCCGCGGTCATCGGCCCGGACGTGTCGCACCGGCGCAATCTGGTCAAGGGCCTGGTACATGGCCCGCAAGTTCGCCAGGCGATCGCCGAAGAGGCCGAGCGCGAGAACATTCCGGTGCACAAGGCCGAGGCCCTCGCCCTGCGTTACGGCAACGAGATCGCGTCGGATTACACCTACACGGCGATCCGTTTTCTCGAGCTGATCCTGTCCTGGTTCTGGAACAAGATCTACGACGGCATCAAGGTCAACCATATCGAAGGCGTGCAGGACATCGCCCAGGGTCACGAGGTGATCTACGTGCCCTGCCACCGCAGCCATATCGACTACCTGCTGCTGTCCTACCTGCTGTTCCGCAACGGCCTGACGCCGCCGCACATCGCTGCCGGCATCAACCTCAACATGCCGGTCATCGGTGGCCTGCTGCGCCGCGGCGGTGCGTTCTTCATGCGCCGTACCTTCAAGGGCAACCCGCTCTATACGGCCGTGTTCAACGAGTACCTGCACACCCTGATCAGCAAGGGTTATCCGGTGGAGTACTTCGTCGAGGGTGGTCGTTCGCGCACCGGCCGCATGCTGCGGCCGAAAACCGGCATGCTCGCCATCACCCTGCGCAGTTATCTGCAGAGCCATCGCCTGCCGGTGGTGTTCGTGCCCGTGTACATCGGCTACGAGCGGGTGCTGGAAGGCCGCACCTATCTGGGCGAGCTGCGTGGTGCGAGCAAGAAGAAGGAATCGATCTTCGATATCTTCAAGGTCATCGGCGCGCTCAAGCAGCGCTTCGGCCATGTCTGGGTCAACTTCGGCGAGCCGATCAAGCTCGACAGCTTTCTCGACGGGCAACAGCCGGACTGGCGCGACCAGAACCTGGGGCCGGACTATCGCCCGGCCTGGCTCAACGAGACCACCAACCGCCTCGGCGAGCGGGTGGCTCAGCGCCTCAACGAAGCGGCAGCGATCAACCCCGTCAACCTGGTGGCCCTGGCGCTGCTCTCCACCAGCAAGCTGGCCCTCGATGAGCGCGCCCTGACCCGCATCCTCGACCTGTATCAGAGCCTGCTGCGCCGCGTGCCCTACTCGCCGCATACCACCGTGCCGGAAGGCGACGGCCTGGCCCTGATCGAATACGTGCGCGGCATGGAATTGCTTTCCGAGCAGAAGGATGCCCTGGGGCGCATTCTCTATCTGGATGAGCAGAACGCCATCCTGATGACCTACTACCGCAACAACGTGCTGCACATCTTCGCCCTGCCCGGCCTGTTGGCGAGCTTCTTCCAGAGCAGCGGGCGGATGAGCCGCGAACAGATCCTGCGCTTCGTTCACGCGCTGTATCCCTACCTGCAGGCCGAGCTGTACATCCGCTGGTCCGCGGATGAACTCGAAGGCGTGGTCGATCAGTGGCTGGTGGCCTTCGTCGAACAGGGTCTGCTCAAGGTCGAGAACGACCTGTACGTGCGCCCGGCGCCGAGCTCGCGGCACTTCGTGCTGCTGACCCTGCTGTCCCGCGCCATCGCCCAGACGCTGCAGCGCTTCTACATGGCCAGCGCCCTGCTGCTCAATGCCGGGCAGAACAGCATCAGCGCCGAGGAGCTGGAGGACCTGTGCACGGTCATGGCCCAGCGCCTGTCGATCCTGCACGGCCTGAACGCCCCGGAATTCTTCGACAAGAGCCTGTTCCGCCACTTCATCCAGACCCTGCTCGACCAGGGCGTGCTGCGCAAGGACGAAGCCGGCAAACTCAGCCACCACCCGGAGTTCGCCGAGTTGGCAGAAGGCGCCGCCAAGCGCGTGCTGCCCGCGGAAATTCGCCTGTCGATCCGTCAGGTAACCATGGATCGCAGCGAGGAGTTGCTCGACGGACTCTAG
- a CDS encoding SfnB family sulfur acquisition oxidoreductase, whose product MVHPTAAESGSPALQNTSGDALDLAPRLAPARILRNDEEALQAAHELAEAARDQAIERDRERQLPWTLIEQFTASGLGSIAVPREFGGPQVSYRTIAEVFRVISAVDPALGQIPQNQFGMLALLQLLGTPAQRQRLFGSVLQGWRIGNAGPERSSKHTLDLRARVEHDGQRYLLTGEKFYSTGAIFAHWVAVKALDEQGRPVLALIQRGRQGLRIVDDWSGFGQRTTASGTVLLDRVEVDAENLIPLWQFGERPSIQGAASQLIQAAIDAGIAAGALRDAIAFVREKSRPWVDANVERASDDPYVIADIGRLHVDLHAAEALLRKAAGVLDDVSADVIDADAAARASIAVAEAKVLTTEISLLASEKLLELAGSRATLAEFGLDRHWRNARTHTLHDPVRWKYHAVGAYHLNGRHPARHSWI is encoded by the coding sequence ATGGTTCATCCGACGGCTGCCGAAAGCGGTTCGCCCGCGCTGCAGAATACATCAGGCGACGCCCTGGACCTGGCGCCGCGCCTTGCCCCAGCGCGCATTCTGCGCAACGACGAAGAGGCGCTGCAGGCGGCGCACGAACTGGCCGAGGCGGCGCGCGATCAGGCCATCGAGCGTGACCGCGAGCGTCAGTTGCCCTGGACCCTGATCGAGCAGTTCACCGCCAGTGGCCTGGGCAGCATCGCCGTGCCCCGGGAGTTCGGCGGCCCGCAGGTGTCCTATCGCACCATCGCCGAGGTCTTTCGGGTGATTTCCGCGGTGGACCCGGCCCTCGGGCAGATTCCCCAGAATCAGTTCGGCATGCTCGCCCTGCTGCAGTTGCTGGGCACCCCGGCGCAGCGCCAGCGGCTGTTCGGCAGCGTGCTGCAGGGCTGGCGCATCGGCAACGCCGGGCCTGAGCGCAGCAGCAAGCACACGCTGGATCTGCGTGCCCGGGTAGAACACGACGGTCAGCGTTACCTGCTCACTGGCGAGAAGTTCTACTCCACCGGCGCCATTTTCGCCCACTGGGTCGCCGTCAAGGCACTGGATGAGCAGGGGCGGCCGGTGCTCGCGCTTATCCAGCGTGGGCGTCAGGGGTTGCGCATCGTCGATGACTGGTCCGGCTTCGGTCAGCGCACCACGGCCAGTGGCACGGTGCTGCTGGACCGGGTCGAGGTGGATGCCGAGAACCTGATCCCGCTTTGGCAGTTCGGCGAACGCCCCAGCATTCAGGGCGCCGCCTCCCAGCTCATCCAGGCCGCCATCGATGCCGGTATCGCTGCTGGCGCGCTGCGCGACGCGATTGCCTTCGTCCGCGAGAAATCCCGGCCCTGGGTCGATGCCAATGTCGAGCGGGCCAGCGACGACCCCTACGTGATCGCCGACATCGGCCGTTTGCATGTGGATCTGCATGCTGCCGAGGCGCTGCTGCGCAAGGCGGCCGGGGTGCTCGACGATGTCAGTGCCGACGTCATCGATGCCGATGCGGCCGCGCGCGCGTCGATTGCGGTCGCCGAAGCCAAGGTGCTGACCACCGAGATCAGTCTGCTGGCCAGCGAAAAGCTGCTGGAGCTGGCCGGCAGCCGCGCCACCCTGGCCGAGTTCGGCCTCGACCGGCACTGGCGCAACGCCCGTACCCACACCCTGCACGACCCGGTGCGCTGGAAGTACCACGCCGTTGGTGCCTACCACCTCAACGGGCGTCACCCCGCCCGTCACTCCTGGATCTGA
- a CDS encoding SfnB family sulfur acquisition oxidoreductase has translation MNASLNPAPALIGSDAEALEIANALAEVFRAGSAQRDRERLLPHAELELFSRSGLWAISVPKAFGGAGVSSVTLARVIARIAQADGSLGQIPQNHFYALEVLRINGNVEQQRRLYGEVLQGVRFGNALAELGTKTSQDRTTRLIADGENFRIDGRKFYATGALYAQRIPTLAVDEQGIGHLAFVPRHAPGLEIIDDWSGFGQRTTGSGSVLLQQVPVAAADVVPFQASFERPTTVGPFAQLLHAAIDIGIARAAYEDTLSFVRNSSRPWIDSGVDKASDDPLTLKAIGRLAIHLHAAEALLERAGEHLDRAQAAPDAASVAAASIAVAEARAIGTEASLALSSKLLELAGSRGTLAEHNLDRHWRNARTHTLHDPVRWKYHAVGNYYLNDALPPRRGTI, from the coding sequence ATGAACGCATCCTTGAATCCCGCGCCGGCACTGATCGGCAGTGACGCCGAAGCGCTGGAGATCGCCAATGCCCTGGCCGAGGTATTTCGCGCCGGCTCCGCCCAGCGAGACCGTGAACGCCTGCTGCCGCACGCCGAACTGGAACTGTTCAGCCGCTCCGGTTTATGGGCGATCAGCGTGCCGAAGGCATTTGGTGGCGCCGGAGTTTCCAGTGTCACCCTGGCCAGGGTGATCGCGCGAATAGCCCAGGCCGATGGCTCGCTCGGGCAGATCCCCCAGAACCATTTCTATGCCCTGGAAGTGCTGCGCATCAACGGCAACGTCGAGCAGCAGCGCCGCCTGTATGGCGAAGTACTGCAGGGCGTGCGCTTCGGCAACGCGCTCGCGGAGCTGGGCACCAAAACCTCGCAGGATCGCACCACGCGGCTGATCGCCGATGGCGAGAACTTCCGCATCGACGGGCGCAAGTTCTACGCCACCGGTGCCCTGTATGCCCAGCGCATCCCCACCCTGGCGGTAGACGAGCAGGGCATCGGCCACCTGGCGTTCGTGCCTCGCCATGCCCCAGGGCTGGAAATCATCGATGACTGGAGCGGCTTCGGTCAGCGCACCACGGGCAGTGGCTCGGTGCTGTTGCAGCAGGTGCCGGTAGCTGCCGCCGATGTGGTGCCGTTCCAGGCTTCGTTCGAGCGCCCGACCACGGTCGGCCCCTTCGCCCAGTTGCTGCATGCCGCCATCGATATCGGTATCGCCCGTGCAGCCTACGAGGACACCCTGAGCTTCGTGCGCAACAGTTCCCGGCCGTGGATCGACTCGGGCGTGGACAAGGCCAGCGATGATCCGCTGACCCTCAAGGCGATAGGCCGGCTGGCCATTCATCTGCATGCCGCCGAAGCGCTGCTCGAACGCGCCGGCGAACACCTCGACCGCGCCCAGGCTGCGCCCGATGCGGCCAGTGTGGCGGCAGCCTCCATCGCCGTGGCCGAGGCGCGGGCCATCGGTACCGAGGCTTCGCTGGCGCTGTCCAGCAAACTGCTCGAACTGGCCGGCAGCCGCGGCACCCTGGCCGAGCACAATCTGGATCGCCACTGGCGCAATGCGCGGACCCACACCCTGCACGATCCGGTGCGCTGGAAGTACCACGCGGTGGGCAACTACTACCTCAACGACGCGCTGCCGCCGCGCCGGGGAACCATCTGA
- a CDS encoding LLM class flavin-dependent oxidoreductase: protein MARQILLNAFNMNSVGHIHHGLWTHPRDNSTAFNTLQYWTDLARLLERGLFDGLFIADILGVYDVYGQGVDLTLQEAIQLPVNDPLLLVSAMAGVTRHLGFGVTANLTYEAPYPFARRLSTLDHLSGGRVGWNIVTGYLESAAKAMGLGQQVEHDRRYDQADEYLEVLYKLLEGSWQDDALVVDRARRVYAQPGKVHKVVHQGEFYQVEGYHLSQPSPQRTPVLFQAGSSARGLRFAGQHAECVFIGGHNKTAVREQVDKVRASALSAGRPAEAIKVFMGISVIVAATEADARDKHAEYLRYASAEAGLAHFSSSTGIDFAEYGLDEPIRYQKTNAIESVVKAFTAPDSGWTKRRLLEQHALGGRYPVLVGSPSQVADQLQAWFEETGLDGFNLTRIVSPESYADFIELVVPELQNRGLYKTAYADGSLRHKLFGQGPRLPENHSGAAWRRADAAPPIANAANHSH, encoded by the coding sequence ATGGCCCGGCAGATTCTCCTCAACGCCTTCAACATGAACAGCGTGGGGCATATCCATCACGGTTTGTGGACGCACCCGCGGGACAATTCCACGGCCTTCAATACGCTGCAGTACTGGACCGATCTGGCCAGGCTGCTCGAGCGCGGGCTGTTCGACGGTCTGTTCATCGCCGATATCCTCGGTGTCTACGACGTGTACGGGCAGGGCGTCGATCTGACCTTGCAAGAGGCCATCCAGCTACCGGTCAATGATCCGCTGCTGCTGGTCTCGGCCATGGCCGGGGTTACCCGGCACCTGGGCTTCGGGGTGACCGCCAACCTGACCTATGAAGCGCCGTACCCGTTCGCCCGGCGTCTTTCCACCCTCGATCACCTGAGTGGCGGCAGGGTGGGTTGGAACATCGTCACCGGCTATCTGGAAAGCGCCGCCAAGGCCATGGGCCTGGGCCAGCAGGTCGAGCATGACCGCCGCTATGATCAGGCCGACGAGTACCTCGAGGTGCTCTACAAACTGCTCGAGGGCAGTTGGCAGGACGATGCACTGGTGGTCGACCGCGCTCGGCGTGTCTATGCCCAGCCCGGGAAGGTGCACAAGGTGGTGCACCAGGGCGAGTTCTATCAGGTCGAGGGTTACCACCTCAGCCAGCCGTCGCCGCAACGCACCCCGGTGCTGTTCCAGGCCGGTTCATCGGCGCGCGGGCTGCGCTTCGCCGGTCAGCATGCCGAGTGCGTATTCATCGGTGGGCACAACAAGACCGCGGTGCGCGAGCAGGTCGACAAGGTGCGCGCCAGCGCATTGAGCGCCGGTCGCCCGGCCGAGGCGATCAAGGTGTTCATGGGCATCAGCGTGATCGTCGCCGCTACCGAGGCCGATGCTCGCGACAAGCATGCCGAATACCTGCGCTACGCCAGTGCTGAGGCGGGGCTGGCGCATTTTTCCAGTTCCACCGGCATCGACTTCGCCGAGTACGGCCTGGACGAACCGATTCGTTACCAGAAGACCAATGCCATCGAGTCGGTGGTCAAGGCCTTTACCGCACCGGACAGTGGCTGGACCAAGCGCCGGCTGCTGGAGCAGCACGCCCTCGGTGGCCGCTACCCGGTGCTGGTCGGCTCGCCCTCGCAGGTGGCCGATCAACTGCAGGCCTGGTTCGAGGAGACCGGCCTGGACGGCTTCAACCTGACCCGCATCGTTTCGCCGGAAAGCTACGCCGACTTCATCGAACTGGTGGTGCCCGAACTGCAGAACCGCGGCCTGTACAAGACCGCCTACGCCGATGGCAGCCTGCGCCACAAGCTGTTCGGCCAGGGCCCACGCCTGCCGGAAAACCACAGCGGCGCCGCCTGGCGACGGGCTGACGCTGCACCGCCAATCGCCAATGCGGCCAACCACTCTCACTGA
- a CDS encoding MetQ/NlpA family ABC transporter substrate-binding protein, translated as MSTLLKTLALGTLLSVSGLAAAAQPLKLGTTAAFAPALEVAVAEAKKQGLEVELIEFSDWIAPNVSLAAGDIDVNYFQHVPFLENANKDGGYDLVPYAPGVINNVGLYSKRYSDFASLPKGAKVAIANDPVNGGRGLQLLQKAGLITLKPGVGYRATLEDVTSNPKDIRIIELEAVQLVRALDEVDLAQGYPQYIRLAGTHDPESALLFDGVDNPEYIIQFVIQPASKNDERLRKFVDIYQHSPEVRAALDKAHGKLYQPGWKS; from the coding sequence ATGTCTACATTATTGAAAACCCTCGCGCTGGGTACCCTGCTGAGCGTTTCCGGTCTGGCCGCAGCAGCGCAGCCACTGAAGCTCGGCACCACCGCTGCCTTCGCCCCGGCTCTGGAGGTGGCGGTCGCCGAAGCCAAGAAGCAGGGGCTCGAAGTGGAGCTGATCGAGTTCAGCGACTGGATCGCGCCCAACGTCAGCCTTGCCGCTGGCGATATCGACGTGAACTACTTTCAGCACGTGCCGTTCCTCGAGAATGCCAACAAGGATGGCGGCTACGATCTGGTGCCCTACGCGCCGGGCGTGATCAACAACGTCGGCCTGTACTCGAAGCGGTACAGCGACTTCGCCAGCCTGCCCAAGGGCGCCAAGGTGGCGATCGCCAACGACCCGGTAAATGGCGGGCGTGGTCTGCAACTGCTGCAGAAGGCCGGGCTGATTACCCTCAAACCCGGCGTTGGCTACCGGGCCACCCTCGAAGACGTGACCAGCAACCCGAAGGACATCCGCATCATCGAGCTGGAAGCCGTGCAACTGGTGCGTGCGCTCGATGAGGTCGATCTGGCCCAGGGCTATCCGCAATACATCCGCCTGGCCGGCACCCACGATCCCGAATCGGCACTGTTGTTCGATGGCGTGGACAACCCCGAGTACATCATCCAGTTCGTCATCCAGCCAGCCAGCAAGAACGATGAGCGTCTGCGCAAGTTCGTCGATATCTACCAGCACTCGCCGGAGGTCCGTGCGGCCCTCGACAAGGCCCACGGCAAGCTCTACCAGCCAGGCTGGAAAAGCTGA
- a CDS encoding methionine ABC transporter permease — protein MLLDRLWQAFLDTLLMVGVSSLLALLAGIPLAVFLVTSSKGGIFEAPRLNQLLGSFVNLFRSIPFLILMVALIPFTRWVVGTSYGVWAAVVPLTIAATPFFARIAEVSLREVDHGLIEAAQAMGCRRWHIVWHVLLPEALPGIVGGFTITLVTMINSSAMAGAIGAGGLGDLAYRYGYQRFDSQVMLTVIVALVVLVSLIQFAGDRLARGLNKRA, from the coding sequence CTGCTGCTTGATCGTCTCTGGCAGGCGTTTCTCGACACCCTGCTGATGGTCGGCGTGTCGTCGCTGCTGGCCTTGCTCGCGGGTATTCCGCTGGCGGTATTTCTGGTCACCAGCAGCAAGGGCGGGATCTTCGAGGCACCGCGGCTGAATCAGTTGCTGGGCAGTTTCGTCAACCTGTTCCGCTCGATTCCCTTCCTGATCCTGATGGTCGCACTGATCCCGTTCACCCGCTGGGTGGTAGGTACCAGTTACGGCGTATGGGCCGCCGTGGTACCGCTGACCATCGCGGCTACCCCGTTCTTCGCGCGGATCGCCGAGGTCAGTCTGCGTGAGGTCGATCATGGCCTGATCGAAGCGGCCCAGGCCATGGGCTGCCGCCGCTGGCACATCGTCTGGCACGTGCTGTTGCCCGAGGCGCTACCGGGCATCGTCGGCGGCTTCACCATCACCCTGGTGACCATGATCAACTCCTCGGCCATGGCGGGCGCCATCGGTGCTGGTGGCCTCGGCGACCTGGCTTACCGCTACGGTTATCAGCGCTTCGACAGCCAGGTGATGTTGACCGTGATCGTCGCTCTGGTGGTGCTGGTCAGCCTGATCCAGTTCGCGGGCGATCGGCTGGCGCGGGGCCTGAACAAGCGGGCTTGA
- a CDS encoding HAD-IA family hydrolase, whose translation MFSALMVDVDGVLICGRPADGKPWAFSLEEDLGVSPVDLQREFFTPYWNDIVLGRCALVDHLKTALAKVAPALSCDDFIAYWFENDARLNGDLLAELRQLRAGGVKVYLATNQEHVRAAYLSDTLGLGHDVDGIYYSAALGHRKPDRAFFEQAALLSGFSVEKLLLIDDTPANVTAAQASGWSANLWREGDSLLKILSKF comes from the coding sequence GTGTTCAGTGCTCTGATGGTCGATGTGGATGGCGTTCTGATTTGCGGTCGTCCCGCTGACGGTAAACCTTGGGCATTCTCCCTTGAAGAGGACCTGGGTGTTTCACCTGTGGATCTTCAGCGAGAGTTCTTCACTCCTTACTGGAACGATATCGTCCTAGGTCGTTGCGCCTTGGTCGATCATTTGAAAACTGCTTTGGCAAAGGTAGCGCCAGCTCTGTCCTGCGATGACTTTATTGCCTACTGGTTCGAAAACGATGCGCGTCTGAACGGTGACCTGCTGGCCGAGCTTCGCCAACTGCGCGCTGGCGGGGTAAAGGTCTATCTGGCGACCAATCAGGAGCATGTTCGCGCGGCATACCTATCCGACACGCTCGGCCTGGGTCATGACGTTGACGGTATTTACTACTCCGCTGCATTAGGTCACCGCAAACCCGATCGAGCTTTCTTCGAGCAGGCAGCCTTGCTGTCTGGATTTTCGGTTGAGAAGTTGCTGCTGATCGACGACACCCCTGCGAACGTCACGGCTGCACAGGCTTCAGGATGGAGCGCCAATCTTTGGCGAGAGGGAGACTCTCTGCTCAAAATACTGAGTAAGTTCTGA
- a CDS encoding GntT/GntP/DsdX family permease, with protein MEMLTLLMLGAGALSILLLLILVVRMPPFVALLLVATGLALAAGVPVEQLTEAIEGGLGKTLGHIAVIIALGAMIGRMVELSGGAEALAGYMVRRFGQRRVPIAMMFTAFGVGIPVFFEVGVIMLMPLAYGLARSRGLRLVSLALPMCAVLLVVHALLPPHPGMVAVAGELGIDIGRMLMLGLPIAGLTSVAIFLASKVLTRRHLAISDDVAASLTNATSTVSNESPALPRAGLVASLIALPIALIMLGTLASMLMPESAMGRSLLMFLGIPYVALMVGVLACAYLLGIRRGMPLATVSEVLGSAIPGVAMVILVTGAGGAFARVLVSTGIGGALAEALQSTGLPLLLMAFSVTLLLRAAQGPTTVALMTTAGIIAPLVAEASLSASQLALLGLAMGAGGMALSHVNDPGFWIVTRMLGLSVADGLRTWTPLTTVGGFVALILILLLWPWV; from the coding sequence ATGGAAATGTTGACGCTGCTGATGCTGGGCGCGGGTGCCCTGAGCATTCTTCTTCTATTGATTCTGGTGGTCCGCATGCCGCCGTTCGTGGCCCTGCTATTGGTGGCTACCGGCCTGGCCCTGGCTGCAGGCGTGCCTGTCGAGCAACTGACCGAAGCCATCGAAGGAGGGCTGGGGAAAACCCTGGGGCACATTGCGGTGATCATTGCTCTGGGGGCGATGATCGGGCGCATGGTCGAACTGTCCGGTGGTGCTGAAGCGCTCGCCGGTTACATGGTGCGGCGCTTCGGCCAGCGACGCGTACCGATAGCCATGATGTTCACGGCCTTCGGGGTGGGGATTCCGGTGTTCTTCGAGGTCGGTGTGATCATGTTGATGCCGCTGGCCTACGGCCTGGCACGCTCGCGCGGCTTGCGCCTGGTGTCGCTGGCCCTGCCCATGTGCGCGGTGCTGCTGGTGGTGCATGCGTTGCTGCCACCACACCCTGGCATGGTCGCGGTGGCGGGGGAGCTGGGCATCGATATCGGCAGGATGCTGATGCTTGGCCTGCCGATTGCGGGGCTGACCAGCGTCGCGATCTTCCTCGCCAGCAAGGTGCTGACCCGTCGTCATCTGGCCATCAGCGACGATGTTGCCGCCAGCCTGACGAATGCCACGAGTACCGTCAGCAACGAAAGCCCGGCACTGCCACGGGCGGGGCTGGTCGCCAGCCTGATCGCGCTGCCCATCGCACTGATCATGCTCGGTACCCTGGCCTCGATGCTCATGCCGGAAAGCGCGATGGGGCGCTCCCTGTTGATGTTCCTGGGTATTCCTTACGTCGCGCTGATGGTGGGTGTGCTGGCCTGCGCCTATCTGCTGGGCATTCGCAGAGGCATGCCACTGGCGACGGTAAGCGAAGTGCTCGGTTCGGCGATTCCCGGCGTCGCCATGGTGATTCTGGTAACCGGTGCCGGTGGCGCCTTCGCCAGGGTTCTGGTGTCCACGGGCATCGGCGGGGCTTTGGCCGAGGCGCTGCAATCCACCGGCCTGCCGCTGCTGCTGATGGCCTTTTCCGTCACCCTGTTGCTGCGTGCCGCCCAGGGGCCCACGACGGTAGCCCTGATGACCACCGCTGGCATCATCGCGCCGCTGGTCGCGGAGGCATCCCTGAGCGCCAGCCAGCTGGCACTTCTCGGCCTGGCCATGGGGGCCGGCGGCATGGCGCTCTCCCACGTCAACGATCCGGGGTTCTGGATCGTCACGCGCATGCTCGGGCTGAGCGTGGCCGATGGCTTGCGCACCTGGACACCGCTTACCACCGTGGGTGGTTTCGTTGCGCTGATACTCATCCTGCTGCTGTGGCCGTGGGTCTGA
- a CDS encoding SMP-30/gluconolactonase/LRE family protein: protein MSDQQLQATPEIFDARAAELFPQGAVVQRLASGATWGEGPVWIEDQAALLWSDIPNDRMLRWNEEQGLSVWRTGAEFCNGHTLDLDGSLLHCSHGLRAILRTRLSEGRSQPLADDELVVSHYQGRRLNSPNDIVVKGDGSLWFTDPPYGILSDREGYRAEPEQRHNHVFRFDPVIGALEIASDLLEEPNGLAFSPDERVLYVSDTSAALRADGNHQVIAFDVLGGRVLANPRVFAVIEPGLPDGFRVDARGWLFISSADGVQVYHPDGTRLAHIPVPEKVGNLTFGGVNGRYLFIVASTSLYRLEVRPAL from the coding sequence ATGAGTGACCAACAGTTGCAGGCAACACCTGAAATTTTCGACGCACGAGCGGCCGAGCTGTTTCCCCAGGGCGCTGTCGTGCAGCGACTGGCCAGTGGTGCAACCTGGGGCGAGGGGCCGGTATGGATCGAGGACCAGGCCGCTCTGCTGTGGAGCGACATACCCAATGACCGCATGCTGCGCTGGAACGAGGAGCAGGGGCTCAGCGTGTGGCGAACGGGTGCCGAGTTCTGCAATGGCCATACGCTGGATCTGGATGGCTCGCTGTTGCACTGTTCCCACGGACTCAGGGCGATTCTGCGTACTCGCCTCAGCGAGGGGCGTTCGCAGCCACTGGCCGACGACGAACTGGTGGTCAGCCACTATCAGGGGCGACGTCTGAATTCGCCCAACGATATCGTGGTCAAGGGGGACGGTTCGTTGTGGTTCACCGATCCACCGTACGGCATTCTCTCCGATCGAGAAGGGTACAGGGCCGAGCCCGAGCAGCGGCACAACCATGTATTTCGTTTCGACCCGGTCATCGGTGCGCTGGAGATCGCCAGCGATCTGCTGGAAGAGCCCAACGGCCTGGCATTCTCACCGGATGAGCGGGTGCTCTACGTTTCCGATACCTCGGCGGCACTGCGTGCGGATGGCAATCATCAGGTCATCGCCTTCGATGTGCTGGGCGGGCGGGTGCTGGCAAACCCCAGAGTCTTCGCGGTGATCGAGCCTGGGCTGCCGGACGGCTTTCGTGTCGATGCCCGCGGTTGGCTGTTCATCAGCAGTGCCGACGGGGTGCAGGTCTACCATCCGGATGGAACCCGGCTGGCGCACATTCCCGTTCCCGAGAAGGTCGGCAACCTGACGTTCGGTGGTGTGAATGGTCGCTACCTGTTCATCGTCGCCAGCACCTCGCTGTATCGCCTGGAAGTACGGCCTGCGTTGTAG